The genome window GAAGTGGAACGGCTGTATCCGGATACAAAAGTCTGGGAAACCTGCACGCCGTACTTTGAGACCAGGAATATCCATTTCTATGTCAACAAATGCGGTTTCCATATCGTCGAGTTTTTCAACAGCCATCACCCGGATCCTCATGATCCCGAAACCGGCGAGGAGGAAAACTATGAAGAGGGCGGCGGCATGTTCCGGTTTGAAAAGCAAATGATCAGCCGGTGAATCACGGTAAAGCCCCGTACGCGGGACCGCCCGGAGGAACAATATCAAGGAGGAGAACATGATGAAAAAAACAGTATTCCTGATCCTGGCAGCTGTGATGATCCTCACAGCATCAATCGCAGCGGCAAAAACCGTGGAACCCGAAAGCACAGAAACCGACGGCCTGGCCGGAGTGACGGTCCATGCGACAGTCGGCGAATATGACGCTCAGACAAAAACCTTCACGGTGACCCTCTACGATGATGATCGTTTTGACATCGACAATATTGAAAAGCTGGAAGCCGGTGATACCCTGCTGGCCGGCGGACGGCTGTACAGAGTAAAGGAAAAAACGGAAGAGGAAAGCGGAGATATCCTGATCGCGACAGAGGATGGATATGAAATCGTATTCTTCCAGGTCGGTGACGAGGACATGATCGCCCAGAGCACAGACGATGACAGGCGGTATATGCACGCGTTCAGCATCCTGCACCTTCCGCCGGCAGCCGCGATCCGCTATGAGGACAATTCCGACCCGGAAAAGGAGGAGCCGGTTGTAACCCGGGGCCTCGAAAACATATTGAAGGTCAAGGCCGAAAAAGAAGCAAACAGCATCGGTTTCGACTTTTATGCCACAATCATCACGCTGAATGAAAACATGGAAATCGAAGTGATCCACCAGGATTTTGATGTGGCTCAATAACAGGGAAGCAGCAGGGATAATCCCTGTTCCGGAAAGCTCTGTAAACACCATGGTTTTCAGAAAGGCCCCTTTCGTTATTGACATATGTCATTAATTGTACTATACCTTAACAAAGGAGGAGGTGCCGCATGCCAAGACCGGTCAGATGCAGAAGGATCGGGCAGATGCCCATGTTCCGCAGTTTTTCGCCGGATGACGCGCCGGACGCCGAAGTGATCCGTCTGACGCTGGACGAGTATGAGACGCTGCGCCTGATGGATGCGGAAGGGCTGAATCAGGAATCCTGCGCCGCCCGGATGAATGTGGCAAGGACCACGGTGACCGCGATCTATGAAAGTGCCAGGCGTAAAACCGCCACGGCGCTGGTCCAGGGAAAAAGACTGCAGATCACCGGCGGATGCTGCGAGTTCGCACCGGTTCCGCCTCCGGAACACCTGATGATGAAAGGAATCCAGAGCATGAGAATCGCAATACCTTACGAACAGGGAGAAATCTTCCAGCACTTTGGCCACACCGAACAGTTCAAGCTGTATGATGTGGAAAACGGAGCCATTGTCCGGGAACAGATCGTGGATACCAACGGCAGCGGACACGGAGCACTGGCTGGTTTCCTGCAGGCAGCCCGGGCGGATGCCCTGATCTGCGGCGGGATCGGCGGCGGTGCTCAGATGGCACTGGCGGAAGCCGGGATAAAGCTGTATGCCGGTGTGACCGGCAGCGCGGACACCGCGGCGAAGGCCTTGGCCGCAGGCAGCCTGGAATATGATCCTGACGCGCGCTGCGACCATCATGACCACCACGGAGAAGGTCATGACTGCCACAGCCATGGATGCGGAGAGCATTCATGCCATAAAGCATAATCTGAAAAATAAAACGACGGGCAGGAGTTCAGTTGCGGCTCCTGCTCGTGTTTTTTTCTATGACAACACCGTCACCGTTGTTGAGAATTATGAATTGTTCTCTCCCCTTTTCAGTGTTCACTTCTTGATTCACTACGGTGAGTATGATATACTTCCTTTCGGAAGTAGCTCGAAAAGACGAGCAACTTCCGAAAGGAAACAAAAAATATGATTGAACGCAGAAAATATCTGGATGCCCTGATCAGACGCCAATGGAACGGCCGGATTAAGGTGATTACCGGGATCCGCAGATGTGGAAAGAGTACACTGCTGTTTGACCTGTACAGGGAATATCTTCTTGCGGACGGTGTCCCGGAGGATCATATTATTCTGCTGGCGCTGGATGATGATCTGAACGAAAAGTACCGTGATCCGTACTGCCTTTCTGCTTATATCCGGGAACGCACATCCGATTCCAGCCGGAAATACTATGTTTTTATCGACGAAATACAGTTTGCCATTTCCAAAGACGAACTTAAGCAGCAGGATAAGCCTGTCAGGCTTTACAGTGTTCTGAACGGATTTCTTCGCCTGAAGAATATTGATGTGTATGTAACAGGCAGCAATTCGAAAATGCTTTCAAAGGATATTGCCACAGAATTCAGGGGCCGCGGAGATGAAGTGAAAGTGTACCCGCTTTCTTTCCGTGAGTTTTACGAGGCATACGGTCAGGATAAGACAGAAGCCTATAACGAATACAGTATGTATGGCGGAATGCCCTACCTGTTATCCCTGGACAGGGATGAGGATAAGTTTAAGTATCTGTCCGATCTGTTCGAGGAAATCTATTTCAAGGATATAGAAGAAAGGTATAATGTTGCGCTGCCTGCTTTGCTGCGGGAACTGACCAGTGATCTTTGTTCATCAATCGGTTCGCTGACGAATGCCAGCAAAATATCAAGAACCCTTCAAAGTGTAAAACACATCAAAGTGGATGC of Aristaeella lactis contains these proteins:
- a CDS encoding DUF134 domain-containing protein is translated as MPRPVRCRRIGQMPMFRSFSPDDAPDAEVIRLTLDEYETLRLMDAEGLNQESCAARMNVARTTVTAIYESARRKTATALVQGKRLQITGGCCEFAPVPPPEHLMMKGIQSMRIAIPYEQGEIFQHFGHTEQFKLYDVENGAIVREQIVDTNGSGHGALAGFLQAARADALICGGIGGGAQMALAEAGIKLYAGVTGSADTAAKALAAGSLEYDPDARCDHHDHHGEGHDCHSHGCGEHSCHKA
- a CDS encoding ATP-binding protein, producing the protein MIERRKYLDALIRRQWNGRIKVITGIRRCGKSTLLFDLYREYLLADGVPEDHIILLALDDDLNEKYRDPYCLSAYIRERTSDSSRKYYVFIDEIQFAISKDELKQQDKPVRLYSVLNGFLRLKNIDVYVTGSNSKMLSKDIATEFRGRGDEVKVYPLSFREFYEAYGQDKTEAYNEYSMYGGMPYLLSLDRDEDKFKYLSDLFEEIYFKDIEERYNVALPALLRELTSDLCSSIGSLTNASKISRTLQSVKHIKVDAETISAYLKYLTESFLFSEAVRYDIKGKKYFEYPSKYYCTDVGLRNVRLGLHQQEETHIMENLIYNELLVRGYHADVGVIPIVEKNDEGKRVQKNCEIDFIATGGGKRYYIQSALNMDDPQKAGTEIRPLNAIKDSFKKIIISKSYGKSWTDEEGILRINIIDFLLDENSLDR